Below is a genomic region from Biomphalaria glabrata chromosome 3, xgBioGlab47.1, whole genome shotgun sequence.
TTGATCTCTTTATGGTTCTATTATTTTACATTGTTTCTCTGCTCTATAGTCAGTACCATGgtattattttattgtctaTCTACTCTATAGTCAGTACCATGgtattattttattgtctaTCTACTCTATAGTCAGTACCATGgtattattttattgtctaTCTACTCTATAGTCAGTACCATGgtattattttattgtctaTCTACTCTATAGTCAGTACCATGgtattattttattgtctaTCTACTCTATAGTCAGTACCATGgtattattttattgtctaTCTACTCTATAGTCAGTACCATGgtattattttattgtctaTCTACTCTATAGTCAGTACCATGgtattattttattgtctaTCTACTCTATAGTCAGTACCATGgtattattttattgtctaTCTACTCTATAGTCAGTACCATGgtattattttattgtctaTCTACTCTATAGTCAGTACCATGgtattattttattgtctaTCTACTCTATAGTCAGTACCATGgtattattttattgtctaTCTACTCTATAGTCAGTACCATGgtattattttattgtctaTCTACTCTATAGTCAGTACCATGgtattattttattgtctaTCTACTCTATAGTCAGTACCATggtattattttattgtatatcTACTTTATAGTCAGTACCATGgtattattttattgtctaTCTACTCTATAGTCAGTACCATGgtattattttattgtctaTCTACTCTATAGTCAGTACCATGGTATTATGGACCTGGAGCATGCTTCATATTGTCCGTTAGCTGCTGAGGATTGGTTCAAGTCCATATACATAGAGCCGGAGGAGTGACCCGTAGGCCCGTAATACCCTCCTCTGGTCAAGTGGTCACCACCGTTCTGGAAAAGCTGGTCCTTATTTAAATGTGGCGCGTGGTGATAGCTGTGGTTGATGTGACCAGGCGAAGGTGGGGGCAGGGGAGGGAGGCCGTGGCTCACGGCCTGCTTTTGAGACAGGGTGCACGCGCCGGATAGATCTGAGGAGTATCCTGTGATGTCATACGGTGGGTGGGGCTGCAGCTTGTTCACTTCCGGGGAATTGGAAGATGGCGGCGTCATGCTGCAAGCGTCCATGGCTGCGGAAGTGATGGGCACTGAGAAGTGATGGGGTAGGCTGGGATACGTTTGATGCATGCGTCCAGACGGACTCATCAGACTGGGTATAGAGAAGGACGGGATGATCTCCCTGTACGCGGAAAGATCTTTGTATGGTGACGTGATATGATCTTTGTACATTGATGAGGATATGTGATCAATATAGCTGGAAGAAATGTGATCTTTATATGGAATGAAAGAGAATTGATCTTTTTGTGCTTGTTCTCTGAAGTAGTGATCCCTGGATTCAAACCCACTTTCTTTGTCATAAATTTGGCTGTGGTTAAGAGAATCTGATTTGGAATACATATAAGGATTGTTTTGATCCTTATATGTCGCAGGGTCTGGCTCCGGAGGAGTCAGTAGGCTCGTAGGAGGCTCGGAATTCAAATACGGAACTTGAGTTCGTGAGCTGGTCTTGATGACCGATTCTCTATTAGCGTAAAGGCTTCTCAAGAAGTTTGACGCTGTCAGCACGTCTGTAGCACCGGAAGGCTTTGAGTGCGAGCCCAGCCAGTGAGTGTTGTTAGGAGTGGTATTTGTCAAGGGCCCCGTGGAGAAAGTTCTGCCCATGTTCGCAGAGGCGTTCATGGAGCTGGGATACGAGTGACTTTCCACGCTGATAGAACTGTCTAGTCCCGATGTTGATGTGACTGGAAGATGGCGGTTCATGGCAGCTTCTAACTCCTGCACCGAGCTTCCCGAAACAGAGATGGGGCTGGTGGACAGTTTGTCCAATTTTTGTTGACCGCTCTTCTTTTTTCTAACGGGAGATTTGCGATCCTGAGTAACGCTGCTGGATGAGAACTGGATGACTCTGCGATCTAGAGGTATGCTTGCAACTTTTTTCATAGATAAGTCTTCCGGGGACGATGAAGTCACGTGATCTGGGTGCAAGGAAAATAAAGGCGCTGTCGGCCCTTTCTGATCGAACACATTTGTCTCCCCTGCTGAGCTATTTCTCTCTATATCATCCACTGTTATATTTGAATTCTTTTCTACGATCTCCGTTGAGCCGCTGTTGGTCCGCCTTCGCTTTCGTGGATTCTCGTTCTTTCGTCTCTTATTCTTATTGTCAGACATGATGCCGCTGGATGACATTTTGCCCGGAGATAGGGTGTCCGCGTCAGTTGCGGGGCTATCAAGTTGGGATTTGGGCGAGCGGTCAGTATGAGAAATCTTCTCAATGGCAGATATGTCGTCGTTCTTAGCCAGCTTTTGAAAGCTGTTTGGACTTTGAGAAGGGGAAGAAATGGTGGCGCCAATTCTGTTTATGCCAAGGGTTGAAGGTTTACAGGACTTGAGTTCtggaaagaagaagaaacaaaatgttatgTACATAAGTGTAATCAACAGAAGAACTTTTGCTTAAGCAGTGTTTAACGAATTGTGAATGTTCAATGTTGGTGACAAAGCCACTGAAGATCACCTTTAAGTTTGTCTTCTCTAACTCTGCTGTTTGAAGAGCTACTCATTGATGACGTCACATCTCCAGTCAACTGCCAGAGGTCATAAGCCGCACCTTTGTTTTCAACACCACTGAAAGAAAGTGAAATACAACACTAGACTATTAGACTTACAATTTTCAACAGacaattaaaatgattttttttttatatctctgCATATTAAAAACTAATGTATGTTGACATCTTTCAGCTTATGTATTGGTTGAAATCTATAAAGAAATAATagacatttatatttcatttttaaggACAGTAATAAAcgttttaaatttgaaattgatgTTGAATGAGTTTGTAATATTTAGAAATGTATGAATAAGAtgtgtattaaatatttataagattTGGATGAAAGATGTACAGGATGTGTGCAAGCTGTGTTTAAGATGTGTACATCAACAGTGCTGCTTACTATGTGTGGAAGGTGTCTATAAAGCTCAAGATATGTCAAAATGTGTATATGATGAGTACACGTGTGTATAATATGTGAGCCAGATGTGTAACTCAGTCAACAATCAATACGTTCATTAAGTAACGAGAATGCCTGACCTATGTCTGAGAGCCATACAAAGTCTACTACTTACCTGACCCATGTTTGAGAGCCATACAAAGTCTAATTCTTACCTGACCCATGTCTGAGACATATACAAAGTCTACTTCTTACCTGACCACGTAGTTGATTGCCAAAATGGTTTGATCCTCAGCGTTCTTGTTATTTAGCAGCGTCGTGGCGCAGGTTTGTACCCAGACGTAACCACCATGTCTGTTCATAATACGATAATAGTCAGTCAATGCTTGGCCCTTGTTTAAGACTGAATAATGagagaaacaataaataatatttattcaaGATTTCAGAACCaaatattaactaaaaaaaaattatatccacTTTATAAAAACGTAGTCTAAAATAGAATGTATACacatcaattttatttttaaaaaagttacttGACTTGAATTCAAACTAATTCTCCTCTGTACAATGATTATCTACCCTTAGCTAGTACTGTATctatataatacaaaattaCTTAGGACTAATggataacactttttttttattgattcatgtgttgttcagaaaaaaaaatattttgtgcaaATAGCGTGAACAATATTTGTAccaaacagatagacagacagacagagtgagtttcatgagatttgtaccagacagtcaAAGTGagtttcatgagatttgtaccagacagtcaAAGTGagtttcatgagatttgtatcaCACAGAGTGAGTTTCATGAgatttataccagacagacagagtgagtttcaTGATatttgtaccaaacagacagagtgagtttcatgatatttgtaccagacagagtgagtttcatgatatttgtaccagacagagtgagtttcatgatatttgtaccagacagagtgagtttcatgatatttgtaccagacagagtgagtttcatgatatttgtaccagacagagtgagtatcATGAGATTTGTAGAAAACATACAGAGTgattttcatgagatttgtagaaaacagacagagtgattttcatgagatttgtagaaaacagacagagtgagtttcatgagatttgtagaaaacagacagagtgattttcatgagatttgtagaaaacagacagagtgattttcatgagatttgtagaAAAAACAAACGCCTCGCTTACTATCTTCATGAGatcttttcaaactcctgagatCAGCGACATGGCAGAGATCATATAAAAGTCTGTCAGTCACATCTTCGACACTTAACTCCATCAAGTCAGTAATTCTGAAATATGCAAAatttttacatacattacaGGAAACGATTTCACGAAAACATTGTGGTCACACCCGTGTTAAGCAGGACACCATCATGTAACATTGTGGTCACACCCGTGTTAAGCAGGACACCATCATGTAACATTGTGGTAACACCCGTGTTAAGCAGGACACCATTATGTAACATTGTTGTCACACCCGTGTTAAGCAGGACACCATTATGTAACATTGTGGTCACACCCGTGTTAAGCAGGACACCATTATGTAACATTGTGGTAACACCCGTGTTAAGCAGGACACCATTATGTAACATTGTGGTCACACCCGTGTTAAGCAGGACACCATTATGTAACATTGTTGTCACACCCGTGTTAAGCAGGACACCATTATGTAACATTGTGGTCACACCCGTGTTAAGCAGGACACCATTATGTAACATTGTGGTCACACCCGTGTTAAGCAGGACACCATTATGTAACATTGTGGTCACACCCGTGTTAAGCAGGACACCATCATGTAACATTGTGGTAACACCCGTGTTAAGCAGGACACCATTATGTAACATTGTGGTCACACCCGTGTTAAGCAGGACACCATTATGTTATATTGTGGTCACACCTGTGTTAAGCAGGACACCATTATGTAACATTGTGGTCACACCCGTGTTAAGCAGGACACCATTATGTAACATTGTGGTCACACCCGTGTTAAGCAGGACACCATTATGTTATATTGTGGTCACACCTGTGTTAAGCAGGACACCATTATGTAACATTGTGGTTACACCCGTGTTAAGCAGGACACCATTATGTAACATTGTTGTCACACCCGTGTTAAGCAGGACACCATTATGTAACATTGTGGTAACACCCGTGTTAAGCAGGACACCATTATGTAACATTGTGGTCACACCCGTGTTAAACAGGACACCATTATGTAACATTGTGGTCACACCCGTGTTAAGCAGGACACCATTATGTAACATTGTGGTCACACCCGTGTTAAGCAGGACACCATTATGTAACATTGTGGTCACACCCGTGTTAAGCAGGACACCATTATGTTATATTGTGGTCACACCTGTGTTAAGCAGGACACCATTATGTAACATTGTGGTCACACCCGTGTTAAGCAGGACACCATTATGTAACATTGTGGTCACACCCGTGTTAAGCAGGACACCATTATGTTATATTGTGGTCACACCTGTGTTAAGCAGGACACCATTATGTAACATTGTGGTCACACCCGTGTTAAGCAGGACACCATTATGTAACATTGTTGTCACACTCGTGTTAAGCAGGACACCATTATGTAACATTGTGGTCACACCCGTGTTAAGCAGGACACCATTATGTAACATTGTGGTCACACCCGTGTTAAGCAGGACACCATTATGTAACATTGTGGTCACACCCGTGTTAAGCAGGACACCATTATGTAACATTGTGGTCAAACCCGTGGTAAACAGGACACCATTATGTAACATTGTGGTCACACCCGTGTTAAGCAGGACACCTTTATGTAACGTGTTAAGTAACACGcaatagagaaaaagaaaactgtaaaaaaaatctaagggAAGGAACCGTTAAGTCCTgccatttatataaaaattatggggtttatctccctttctgctatttagaacaaaattaattaattagtactaaatgattaacttaCTGGTTAATTTTAGAATTAATTCGTGTAtcgtattgttatcgactatgaataattctgcaaaatttcaacttgatccgaaaatggtaAGTGGAAGAAGCAACGCGTCAATATGTGCTAGGAAACTAAATGTCTGTATACAGAACCACATCTCTCAtcagtagcatttattcccctcatttcaaaatgaaacaaattaattaacgAGAGTTatacatcaaaattaaaacacatactaataattaaatttttttattgatccatgtCTTGTCAGGTCTAATGAATAATTATACAATATATACTCCAGTAGTTCGAGGACCACTAGGGTTCTGGGAGCAGCACAGTTTGGAAAACAAAAAGCCTTCTATCATGGAAAGTATTGTGTTCTTTTGTTCCCAGGTCACTTATTGGTTCACTTCTTCTAGACAACAGatcatgaaattcaaaatacatCTTCTATACTGGTGagtggttttatttttatttcctctGTCATTCATGATAGGAGTGTTTATCTCGGTAAGAACTTTCCTTTGGAATACTATGTCACAGAATGTTTATTAAAAGTTTAATCAAAAGTTCTGATTTTATCTGAATTTCGGAAATAGGTTTCTAGGTGCTAATTTCGGAAATAGGTTTCTAGGTGCTAATTTCGGAAATAGGTTTCTAGGTGCTAATTTCGGAAATAGGTTTCTAGGTGCTAATTTCGGAAATAGGTTTCTAGGTGCTAATTTCGGAAATAGGTTTCTAGGTGCTAATTTCGGAAATAGGTTTCTAGGTGCTAATTTCGGAAATAGGTTTCTAGGTGCTAATTTCGGAAATAGGTTTCTAGGTGCTAATTTCGGAAATAGGTTTCTAGGTGCTAATTTCGGAAATAGGTTTCTAGGTGCTAATTTCGGAAATAGGTTTCTAGGTGCTAATTTCGGAAATAGGTTTCTAGGTGCTAATTTCGGAAATAGGTTTCTAGGTGCTAATTTCGGAAATAGGTTTCTAGGTGCTAATTTCGGAAATAGGTTTCTAGGTGCTAATTTCGGAAATAGGTTTCTAGGTGCTAATTTCAAAGCCAGCGTCGTTCTAGCAAATCTACTGATAATGTTTTAACGTAACACTCACGTTCTAATCATTTCAGATTGACCTTACTTGTTACTTTACTTGTTACCTTACTTGTTACTTGCTGAAAAACTAAACCGAAACCGTAAACACTTTTGGCTTTTCTTTATAGAGATTatcttgtttcttttctaaAGGCATGACACAGGACAGCATTGCCAGTAATAAGGCAGCTGGACACcctactcaaagaactaagtggGAACATTGACTTACATTGGTTCACAGTAAATAATCTTGAAGTCTGGACTTAGTCTTGTGATGAAAGTATCTTGTTCCAGTCTTAGTTCAGTAATCGTGGGGGGAGGGAGAGCTATGGCCATCCCTACAAGTCCAAGAAGCGGGGGTTCGGATGAACTAGACTTGTTCGTGCTGCTGCTGTTGCTGTTGGTGCCATTTTGAGACTCAGTCCTGGAGCTGCCATAACTCGACTGCAGTCTTGAAGTCCCCAAGATATGAACGACCTGAAGAGAAGAAACggcaaagaattttgttttgagGATCCAGCGACAAGAAACGTCCTTGTGTAGACTACATTTTAATACGTCACTGCCATTCTAAAATCTATCTTTCTGACTCCAGGAAGGTTAACTTTCCGCGGTTGACGTGTCACCGTTTTGTTGACGTCGTTTGTGTAAACAAAAGAACCCACTACAAGACGTCTTATATAAGACGTAGATGATCTTTTGGGACGATCAAGCCAATATCAAGTAAACGCTATAGTGCCTCAATTGTCATCTCAATGCGTTCCACCAATtgttcatttaaatttatttgaattTATTACTAGGAGCGTTGTAGACGCCAAACACCAGGGGAGCTTACAGCGTTCTCCCAGACCCCCTAGGTGACTAAATGGAGTAAACGTCTTCGGGCGTCCCTAGTTATAGTTTAAGAAGCACTGTAATAAAGAACATAAGAAAACAAGAATGAACTAACTGACTCTGTAtcttagaaacaaaacaagaatgaaCTTTCACTAACTGACTCTGTAtcttagaaacaaaacaagaatgaaCTTTCACTAATTCTCTGTAtcttagaaacaaaacaagaattaaccCTCTTTCACTGACTCTGTAtcttagaaacaaaacaagaatgaaCTTTCACTAATTCTCTGTAtcttagaaacaaaacaagaattaaccCTCTTTCACTGACTCTGTAtcttagaaacaaaacaagaattaaccCTCTTTTACTGACTCTGTAtcttagaaacaaaacaagaattaaccCTCTTTCACTGACTCTGTATCttagaaacaaaacagaaaaagaagTTTGTCCCAATGACTTACTCTGTACCCTGAGCTCTTCACTTGGACGCCACGTTTGGTCAGTGTGGACTTCATCCGTAGAGAGAAGGACTTGTGGACGTTGTGGTCATTTTTGTTGACCATAAGATAGTCTGTGGATATAATGCGGACTTCATATTAActaggtaaaataaatatgcCTCTGGTTAAGTAGACTTGACCTAAACTTTGTGAATGGTATTACTTAGGTTTGTTACATTCGCTCAGACATAATAATGCGGCACTAGATTA
It encodes:
- the LOC106055478 gene encoding protein trachealess-like isoform X2, which gives rise to MRAMLAKGSCLSILEAFQMFENVVFKDCKPGILEIRKEKSRDAARSRRGKENYEFYELAKLLPLPAAITSQLDKASIIRLTISYLKLRDFSCHGDPQWTQEGGPLLGKLNKGHTSRLDIADPFESRQGTHILQSLDGFAFILASDGRFLYISETVSIYLGLSQVEMAGSSIFEYVHPKDHSELAEHLGMCIVSGPSNSSPGSGSEDGSSPSTPRPSSPSSKNYLMVNKNDHNVHKSFSLRMKSTLTKRGVQVKSSGYRVVHILGTSRLQSSYGSSRTESQNGTNSNSSSTNKSSSSEPPLLGLVGMAIALPPPTITELRLEQDTFITRLSPDFKIIYCEPIITDLMELSVEDVTDRLLYDLCHVADLRSLKRSHEDILNKGQALTDYYRIMNRHGGYVWVQTCATTLLNNKNAEDQTILAINYVVSGVENKGAAYDLWQLTGDVTSSMSSSSNSRVREDKLKELKSCKPSTLGINRIGATISSPSQSPNSFQKLAKNDDISAIEKISHTDRSPKSQLDSPATDADTLSPGKMSSSGIMSDNKNKRRKNENPRKRRRTNSGSTEIVEKNSNITVDDIERNSSAGETNVFDQKGPTAPLFSLHPDHVTSSSPEDLSMKKVASIPLDRRVIQFSSSSVTQDRKSPVRKKKSGQQKLDKLSTSPISVSGSSVQELEAAMNRHLPVTSTSGLDSSISVESHSYPSSMNASANMGRTFSTGPLTNTTPNNTHWLGSHSKPSGATDVLTASNFLRSLYANRESVIKTSSRTQVPYLNSEPPTSLLTPPEPDPATYKDQNNPYMYSKSDSLNHSQIYDKESGFESRDHYFREQAQKDQFSFIPYKDHISSSYIDHISSSMYKDHITSPYKDLSAYREIIPSFSIPSLMSPSGRMHQTYPSLPHHFSVPITSAAMDACSMTPPSSNSPEVNKLQPHPPYDITGYSSDLSGACTLSQKQAVSHGLPPLPPPSPGHINHSYHHAPHLNKDQLFQNGGDHLTRGGYYGPTGHSSGSMYMDLNQSSAANGQYEACSRSIIPWY
- the LOC106055478 gene encoding protein trachealess-like isoform X1 — translated: MNEHAAYFHWDLLRQPLQTPQFGMGAPFFDVNSILEIRKEKSRDAARSRRGKENYEFYELAKLLPLPAAITSQLDKASIIRLTISYLKLRDFSCHGDPQWTQEGGPLLGKLNKGHTSRLDIADPFESRQGTHILQSLDGFAFILASDGRFLYISETVSIYLGLSQVEMAGSSIFEYVHPKDHSELAEHLGMCIVSGPSNSSPGSGSEDGSSPSTPRPSSPSSKNYLMVNKNDHNVHKSFSLRMKSTLTKRGVQVKSSGYRVVHILGTSRLQSSYGSSRTESQNGTNSNSSSTNKSSSSEPPLLGLVGMAIALPPPTITELRLEQDTFITRLSPDFKIIYCEPIITDLMELSVEDVTDRLLYDLCHVADLRSLKRSHEDILNKGQALTDYYRIMNRHGGYVWVQTCATTLLNNKNAEDQTILAINYVVSGVENKGAAYDLWQLTGDVTSSMSSSSNSRVREDKLKELKSCKPSTLGINRIGATISSPSQSPNSFQKLAKNDDISAIEKISHTDRSPKSQLDSPATDADTLSPGKMSSSGIMSDNKNKRRKNENPRKRRRTNSGSTEIVEKNSNITVDDIERNSSAGETNVFDQKGPTAPLFSLHPDHVTSSSPEDLSMKKVASIPLDRRVIQFSSSSVTQDRKSPVRKKKSGQQKLDKLSTSPISVSGSSVQELEAAMNRHLPVTSTSGLDSSISVESHSYPSSMNASANMGRTFSTGPLTNTTPNNTHWLGSHSKPSGATDVLTASNFLRSLYANRESVIKTSSRTQVPYLNSEPPTSLLTPPEPDPATYKDQNNPYMYSKSDSLNHSQIYDKESGFESRDHYFREQAQKDQFSFIPYKDHISSSYIDHISSSMYKDHITSPYKDLSAYREIIPSFSIPSLMSPSGRMHQTYPSLPHHFSVPITSAAMDACSMTPPSSNSPEVNKLQPHPPYDITGYSSDLSGACTLSQKQAVSHGLPPLPPPSPGHINHSYHHAPHLNKDQLFQNGGDHLTRGGYYGPTGHSSGSMYMDLNQSSAANGQYEACSRSIIPWY